The genomic segment CTACTTTTTTTATTTATTTGACGTCAACCGACATAGAGCCGGCGGAGGGACTCGAACCCACGACCTGCTGATTACAAATCAGCTGCTCTAGCCAACTGAGCTACGCTGGCAAATTCAATAAAAAAAGTCCGCTATTTCTAACGGACTGCAAATGTATAGATTTTATCTCTGTTTCAAAACATTTTTTTAAAAAAAATTACTTTAAACAGTTGATTTCGTTTTTTCTTTCCTTTTTACCAATAATCGCTCTAAAGATTCAGCGGTCAAATCGACTGCTTCTTCAAATGTTCTACATTGTTTTTTTACAATAAAATCATCTCCCGGAACATTGACGATGATTTCAACAAATTTATTTTCTTTATCACTAGTATTCTCTACTTTTAAAAAAACATCCGATGAGACAATCTTATCATAGTACTTCTCCAATTTATCCATTCTTTCCTGAATAAAATCAACTAGCTTTCTGTCAACTGAAAAGTTAACCGCGTGAACACTTACCTTCATAATCAAATAAATTAATAATTAAACATTTGAAATTATTTTGAATTTCTTGGATGAGCCTCCTGGTATACTTTTTTTAGTTCAGACAAACTA from the Flavobacterium ammonificans genome contains:
- the hpf gene encoding ribosome hibernation-promoting factor, HPF/YfiA family, whose amino-acid sequence is MKVSVHAVNFSVDRKLVDFIQERMDKLEKYYDKIVSSDVFLKVENTSDKENKFVEIIVNVPGDDFIVKKQCRTFEEAVDLTAESLERLLVKRKEKTKSTV